The window aaagaaaaaaaaactagacCGATTTCCTTATGTGGAATAATTCTTTTGTTCAGTATAAATATCTTGTTTTCAGTACAATGTACCTGATAGTACTTTATATTACTTTATCCTTGATTTAACTACTCTTTATAAGTCACCTACTtagttgtttaatattttttgaatcATATTCAAAATCTCCAACGTAATCATCTGCCTGCACTTTTTTCTTTAATCTCCACTGCAAGCACTTGGGCCTTATAAAGTGCAGCTGATGGAGGAAAATACAATTGGTTTTTTAAATCTGCATCTGTTACATTAAGAATTGtgatttttcaaatttcaaatcctCATGCCTGCTGAATGCTACAGTTTTGCAGATTGATTTTGTCTTTATGTACTATTTGAGAAAAATAAACTCAATCTTTGGTACCATTGGATAAGCAATCATCTCTTTCTTCTACTACGATATGCCCCATTGCATTTTCACTGCAGAACTGAAATTAGCCTTTTATATCCTTAGTTCATCCAGCAAAGTCGTTagttgagaactttgcatactcCTGACATATTTTTGTTTACTAATTTAGCATTTTTCTGCTTTTTTCAATTGCATGCTAGAGCACCAAGCTCTTCCACTACTTATAAGTTATACCATATAAAGTTAAGCATTTATCACTAGAATACTTGTAAATTTGGGGTTTTTGTGGTATCTTGGACAGTTTTATTGACCCTTTGGTTAGAATTGGAATTGCTCCGCTCTACTTCTCCAACTGCCCTTGCCTCCTCAAATTATACAAAAAgggggaaaaggaaaaagaataagGCAAGCATACACTTAAATAAACCAAAGGGAGAAGAAAGAATCCCACTACTTTTAGAGGACAATTCAATTGAGTATAGTGAGTCGGCACCTGACTAAGGAAAAATACATTTAAATAAACCAAAGGGAGAAGAAAGAATCCCACTAATGATGTACTACAGGAAGAGTTACAACTTTTAATGTTACTCAGTGACCACATTCTTTTGCAAATGGGTTTTTATCAAATGTCTACTGTAAAGTTTTCTGCAGTATAGATTCTTTTTCCTATTTGGTCTCTTTCATAGACTTGGAGTTAATTTTGGTGATTGCAACATGCATGCATACTGCTTGAAACATACTTTTTGAAACTAAAAATTGCAGTAAACAATcataacaaatattttgttactgtCTTTTATAGTAAAACATCTTCTTACACCCCCACACCTTTATTTTTTGCTTCCAGCTGCCACAGCAGGAAAACTCATTTGATTGTGGCCTTTTTCTGCTACATTATGTGGAACTTTTTCTGGAGCAGGCTCCGGTCAACTTCAACCTCTCCAAAACAACTACATCGTCCAAATTTGTAAGCTGTTTCGTCCTTGTTATATCCTTTTGAATTGAACCGGGGGTTATCATTTTATATATGTTGGGGGCGTTAGGTGATGGATATCTTGGACTTTAGAGAAGCTTTTGCACTTCATCCACGCCATCTCTCATTAAGTCGACAAGGTCATTTTGTCTATGAATGCTTGCTTTTCAGGGTTTCCTGCTATTATTCCTCATGCATTGAATTCTTTTCTCAAATACTTCTCAAAATTTCCTATTGTGACTAATTCGTTTATCTTTGTTTCTAGAGCTGCTCCAGGGTTTTGATTAATTGGTACTAGTCCGTCTTAATAGATTGAGAATATCTTTCTCTTTTCTGGTATGCATGCTGATTAAAGGGGAATGTATACAATTTTCTTGAGGCTTAGGTAGTATAAGGGGTAGAATGAGAGGAAGAGCTTGAGGATATAGGAATTTGGAATTTGACGAATAGTGCATCTTAGTAGTACATGATACGGTAAAAGTTCAAAAAGCAGTCTCCCAAGTTTACCTACATGCTCTTCTGGATGCACAAAGAAGAAATGGTAATATTCCACAGAGGACTCAGGATAGAGAAATTCACTTATGGAGAAGTTGGAACCAGACTAGCAAACAAGGCTTCACATTGAGCTGCCAAAGTGATGCAATGTGGATAAATTttggggtgtgtttggtacgaaagaAAATGTTTTctatggaaaatgttttcctagaatattcatggaaaatgagtagttttatcacttattttcccttgtttggttggtgagtggaaaactttttccggaaaatattttttagtgtttgattagaaagtagaaaatatttttttatgctactctcctcacctCCCTTCCCCCAAGCCCACATGGTTCCTTGCCCCCCTCCTCCCTCCCCACAAATACCCAATGTTTCCAGGACTCTATTTTctttaagaatttaattattcttctgaAAATTCACACAAACCTAAAGGAACTAATGCGCTGGCTTTACCTTTTTACGCAAAAAACAACGTTGAAATTTGCTccataattaaaaagaaaatgctcttttttggttgaaaaagaaagtactcatttaattgaaataaaagaaaatactttttgtacatcatgaaaagaaaatactattttgttaaatgaaaaaaaaaaaatctttttctacatcattaaaagaaaatactctttttgttgaaatgaaagaaactactttttactacatcattttgttgaaatgaatgaaaatattttttctacatcatgaaaagaaagtacttttttttttgttaaaatgaaaaaaatacttttttatatcataaagaaaattttcatttgttgaaatgaaaaaaaaatctatctataacatgaaaagaaagtactattaagaatatttttattttagttaggGTGGGGGtttgccgagggtctatcggaaacaacctctctgctctatcggggtaggggtaaggtttgcgtacacattaccctccccagatcccacttagtgggactttactgggtcgttgtagttgttgttgttgttgttgttgtattctaaATAATTTGGGGTCGGTAGCTAGGGGTGTGGGATGGGTTAGTGGAGGTTGGTAGGGATGGCGAATAGGGTgggaaggttgaaaaagagttttggaaaatattttcattagattgatagggaaaacattttcctccaattggaggaaaatgatttcatgaggaaaatgttttccaaaacatttaagccaaccaaacattggaaaatttaaaaacattttccggaaaatgttttccttcgtaccaaacacgcCCTTGGTACTTTGCAATTTTAGTTGATACTGCTGAACTGCTTCATGCAGCTTTAATTATACGAACTTACATATCTGCATTTTGGCATTTTTCTGTAGGATCAAATTGTGTATGGAGTAATAAAGCTCCAGAAAAAATCTTAGGGTAATCTTAATATACCTGTCCTGTAGTTTAGTGAAATTACATAAAGGGGAGCCTAGTAGCCTACAAGTTATGATGATCCATTGTGCTTGTCTTTCTCCCCATTATCTAGAACTTTTTTTATTCTTCTATTTCTTGTTGTGCTTTACTTGTTGCCTAATGCTACAGACATGCAGGGTGTTGCATTATGTGGCTACAAGATGCCTCTTTTCTCGAGTTATCATCTGTTAACATGTTGCCTCTCTCGCATCTCTGTGAATCATTATTTCATTAGGTTTCATGTTCATAGTTAAAGTTGAATACATATTAATCCGGGAAGTTTCTACTGTTGTGGCAAAGGGGTTCAAAAATTGTTTACCTATAAAATAAGTTGAAGACATATTAATCATGGCTCTATTGTAAATCGTGTCTTTCATTccatttttagattttgactGTCCTGCGGAGCTGAGCGACTTAAATTCAGAGTCATTGGTAAACTTGTCTGACTGGACTAGGAATAAGTATCCTGAAGTTGACCTATTTCTTCACAAACTTATATCTTAAAAGATGCaatgtttgagatcatataatGAGCATCTGCTCAATGTTACTATATGTAATCATGGTGTTATGATATCAGTtaattattgcatgattttactgaACTCTATGGGGATCTAACATTCTTAGCTTGATATGAAGACTACAATAATATTATTGGGACGATGGGAAACTATTTTGACAGTTACATTGACTGCTGCTGGGTTTATTCTATTGTTTCTTGTGTTGAATAGTTATTCAGTTATTCATGTCCTACTGGCACTTTTTGTAATATTCCATTTTTCAGCTTGCAGGAGATTGGTTCTCAACTGAAGATGTTGATTGCAAACGTGACCATATTAGACGATTGATCAgtgaaattacaaaaaatagagTTCAGAAGGTTTCTTCAGCTGATTCTGATGACAACTATTCTTTACATTGCTTAGAGGAGGAAAATATTTGTAAGAATGTTCCTCAGGAAACTTGGAATGCCAGAGAAGCATGTCCTGGTGGTGACTTGAGCTCACATGAGGCTGAACTTCTTACTATGTCTCCTGTAGCCAACCTTATTAGGGGTTTGAAGAGTGCTGCAGTATCAGAAGTGGTTTCTAGAGATTTGTTGCAAGCACCAGATTCTGCAAAGCCACCCACTTATGACAATGATGAGCAAAAGGCACTACTGGATCCATTTAGGAATGTCATGTCACCAATAGAGGTAATCGATCTTTATCATTCTGGTGCTTAAGTTTGCTTGACTTTTTATAACAACCAATATTCTGGATGGAAGTCCTTCACAAAATAGTTGCATGGATAGTCATCAGCTCCCCTTTTGTGGGATTGCTTGTTTCCAGGGAAATATCTGTGAAAAGGGTGTGAACGACAAAACTAAGAAAGTGGCAAGGGCATTAATTTATAGAACCCTCATCGTTTGCAGATGTTGGTTATCTTACCATTCTCTTTGCATGTTGAGTGATGAAGGTTGGTGTGGTGCAGGAAAAGGGGCCTTTGCAACTACTACTTTGGCAAAGCAATCAATTTTTTGTTTCATCTTGCCCCCTTACTAAAGTGGTGTATTTGTATTTGTCCAAATATTTCCTGTTTAACTCTGATGTTcaggtttttcttcttcttgtcttttTGGCCTGAAGTTATCACATTCTTGACAATGTTCCTGTCTCTTATCCAGTTTATATTCGCATCCGAGCACATCTCCAGTGGTTAACTTAGttgtcttgtttcttattattttttaaaaggaagatGCAATTGGGGAGCAAATGTCTATATCACCAGCCATCAAAGCAGGGAGCCAGCCCATTGAAATTTTTGCAGCACCACATGCTTCCAGCAGTTCTAAAGCAGAAACCCTGTTTCCTGGAAGAGAGAGTCTTCTTAGCAAAAAGATAACTCCAGGTTGTCAAAGTTATGGATGTCGATCTCCATATTCACTAGATGATGAAGAGCTTAAGGCTGAAGTAGAGGAGGTTTCCGCTCCTGATGCAGCAAAATTTGACTCACCAATTTCGGCAGAGGAACTTGCAGGCTATATTGTTTTGGACTCTCAGGAGGAAGATGAAAACCATGATCCGAATGGTCTGGAGAATAACCTACCCACTACAGCCACTATTTCTGCTTCGTGCCACAAGGAGGTTAACTCCACTGATATCTATGATTACAAAGTAAATGAAAAGATATTGTCTTCACAATTAGTAGAGCAGGCTGCAAAGAAGCCAAGGCCCGTGCCTGAAGTTTTGGAGGTGTCCAGTTCTGGAACAGGGAAAAACGTAACTGCGCCTTCTTCAACATCATGTGAGGAAGTTGCAAGCTTATATATCCAGGATTCAGAGGTGGTCAACTCTGCGAATTGTAGTGAAGTAGATAATTTAGGACCAACAACAGGATCCAGTATCAAGCGTGTTGCAGGGCAGATGAGGTCTTTGTTTCGCCGTCGACGAAGAGGCGGATAGACCTGCCAGGAGACTTAAATATTCATAATGGACTTGTATGCACAGCGTTTTTGGTTGATATGGATTTCGAAGGAAGTAGGTACACCTGTAAATACACCTACTGTCTCAACAATGAATCTTGCCAACTTTCCCCTTTGGCCACCTTTTTGTCCAGAACTATCTATGCGGAGGaaatacgtgtatatatatataaacatttaTGGTTGAATATTGGGtgtttctgttttcttcttcttaCAAAAGTGCCGTTTATAAATTAACAATGCAGTGCATTCATTATATACAACTAGTATACCTACCCGATGCGCGGAAAATATTAAATAGAAGTAATTTCACAAAATTCTTATCTTACCAATATTGTTATTTTCACTGCTCTATTGTTAGAGCTTCTAAGAAACTGTTTCTTGCAGCCCTAATTATACTATACTGCATTTTAAACTACTTTACTTTGCATGTTGGAAGCAATGAAATTTAcatttatataaattaaattaacCTAAAGCTACATGCATTCTTCATATTGTGAAGAAAATCTTGCAAAAATAGTCATGCTAGCTGGCCTGTGCAGTTTTGAGTACAAAGGAAGGACTGTAATTTAGAAAATTTATGGAAAATAAAAGATTTTAACGGATaaattattttggcaaatttctCAAACTTGTCAATCAAGATAATATAGAGGGATGTTACTGATACTTAGTTTATCATATAAAATTAATCGATGCATATAAACACCAATGAGTAATATTCATTTACCTCAGGTAAACCTGCATTACCCTCAATAGAAGATCAATCCAAAGCATATGAAAACAATATTCTCACAACAATTTAATAGATCTATTCTTCTCCCTAAGATATAGTTTTACATATTAAAACACTCAGCAACAACAATTTATTTCAGAAACTTTAGTACATTTCCAATATTTGCAAATCAGCTATATATAGAGATATTATTCATTCATCCAAAATTGCAGATCTCCAATTAAAAGTGCTCGGATATCATCGGCACCGGTTGGCTGAGCCGAAGCAATGTAACCTCCAACATCAACCTTGCTTTGCACTTCTAATGTTGTACTGTTTGGCATGGCGATAACCATTTGTTAAGGATTTGTTCCCTCAAGATTCCGTTGCTCGACCTTATGTccaaattaaacttcaaaatcAGCCTCTAAGCCAACAATGAGAAGGACGactttaatttttatgttttctGCGTCTCTATCGTTGAACAAAGAAAATAACTCGATATAAACGGGACAGACAAACATTATTAAAACAAAAGCAGTTTTAAACAAAAGAGTCTTGAAAGGAAAAAGTTACACACGATAACTAAATAAAAATAGTTATTAATCTTCACAAAGTTACTTGTAGTATCTCGAAAAGTTGTCCACAATACATAATAACTGGACTTGTATATAAGTAGGAAAGGCGTAGAGTTGAGAATAAATTTGTATACTTATACTTTTTAGTTTTGCTTCTATAATGCTCAGAAAGATGGGAAAAAAAGATTGTTCATGATCATGTTGGTGGtccaataaataaaaatattggatAAAAGTTAGATATATTACTTTCTTTACCTTTACTTGCCTTCACCAATATTggtcattttgaagaaaattgttataaTAAATAAATTGATGCTAATTATTCCTTTTTATCAATTGACCTTCTGAAAAATATTTATGCGAAATAGAGAAGCTCCTAAAACACTATAAGCTAAAAATAATGGCAACAAGCAATCTAAAAGCATTTTCACTTATTTATGTACTTTGAAAAAAGCAAGTTTTAACCCCGATCATACTAACCGCAAGTTTTTCCTATTCTTTATGTTGCTATAGTTCTAAATACAAAGACTTGATGTTTAATCTTactttaccaaaaaaaaaaaaacttaatgaTCCAAGCAAAATCAATAAAGTTACTTTAGAGGTAAATATGCCAAATTACAACACCAAGAAGATACAATCTAGTAATTAAATTTTACATTCACGGCCTATTCAAAATAAAGCAGTAGATAATAATAATGAGAGAAATTTACTTGAGATGCTTCCTAGACCACCTAACATATCTTGGTGAACCTCTTACGGCCACTaattcatcttcatttttgtACCTCAAAAACCAGCCATGTGCAATCCCGAAAAAAAATCTTCACAGAATGCATGTTTACAACTGCTATGAGGTTTGACTGGTTGGTTTATATAGTGACATCTTAttagtttaatatttttttggataAAACTGCTTGCCAATTTTCCTTCTAGTTGTTTGAATTTGCAACTTACTTTGAACGTCATAGAGCGACCTCAAAGACTCCACAAATTCAGTATCATATTCATATTCACACACAACTAATACAGAAAACACATGAACGCAAACCTTTTCTTCATATGGATACACACTAAAATTATAAATTTCTTGCACATACACAATTCAATCTAGACCATTGTCTATTCGGTGATTTCATAACCATTTATGCCTCAACCTCTTTCTCACATATTTCCACGGTTGTTCAATTATATCTTTCGACCAAAAAACTTTATTTACTATAGCACTATCAAGCCACTTCATAATTTAGTGATTCAactcatctttcttttttttttccgcaTAAAGATTATCAATCACTTATTTAGAATGAAGACATCTTATATTATTTGTTTTCCTCTGCTTGTACAATATTGGTCTCTTTTGAGTTTATGGGATATGAAGTCGAGTCTGAATTTAAAGGATGTTGCCTACCTAAACATAGAGTGTCAGTCATTATTGGGATTGCATGAAATACTTCTTTTTGCCTCGCAATTAAATCAATCAGTTGCATCTTAAGAATTGTTCTATTTCCAACAGCAATCCAACTATTAAAATATTGAGGGTTTAATGTTTAAAGCTTTTATACACGAAAGCTCAAGAGCAATGTTTGAAATCATATTTCACGGATCTTCATGGTAGTACTTGCCAATGTAGTGCATTTAATTTCACGTATAAATACTTGTATTGTATAACGGAAAGcatagattcgaagaagtttatGAAATAAAGCTAAAAATCTATTGATTCTAAATTTCTTTTGTCTCTTACCTTGTTTACACGACTTTCACATGAGTCTCTTCTTGCATTCGCAATGTTAGTGTAACATATCGCTCCTGTATTAATTTAAGAAGTTGAACCTGTCAATTCATTATTACCATAAATAGATAAATTAATATAcgataaatatattaaaaagtCGAAAGCATACAACAAAGGTAAACTTATATCTCATGTTTTTTCTAGTTAGTATCCAAAAGAGTTCAAATATATTCTTAGAGGTAAAGTTTGGTGAATGATTGAGCCAATTAAGATGCAAGAAAGGAGGACACATAAAGTTTCAAGATCAATAATAATCGgagtttaaaaaataatatatttcttGCTCATCAAGTTGATTAGAGAAACAATATCATATGCTTTATTTATATACATAAGTTTAAATTTATGTGCATATTGAAATAGAAAGTCCGAATCCATCATTCATCAAATTTCGAGGTAAGGCAGATGAGACTATAAGTAGCAGTTAATCATTACTTAAATGTATCCCTCTTGTCACACATGTACTAAATCTTGTATATAAATCATATATGCcacaagtcaaaaatgaaaaTGCTAAAAACCAACAAAGTTTGCATAATTTATGTAGCAAATTAAAGAGTCACAGTTAGTCAATGGAATTACCATAGTaggaatgctccaaatctatctaTAACCACCAATATATGAGTATGTGTACTGAAAAAGTACCTGCTTAGCTGCTACTCAGGATATATGCTGAAGCAAATGCAATGCCTACCTAGTAGCAATTCAAAGGCCATTTTTTCTTTGTCCAGGAGAATTCTCGAGGCCACTAACTTGCGTTTAGCAACTTTCTGATTCAGGTGAGGATCAAATCAACAAATATATGATCACTGAATGGTAAAAAATCCGTTGAGCATTTTATACACGGTAGATAACACATAAAATCGGATGAAGAGCATCATTCAATAAGAAAATACTGAGTACTTTGTAAAAATTTCCCGATCACTTAGCTATATCAATGAAATAATATTTATCAAAACATATGTAACAATAGATATTGCTTTTTCTACAATTAATGCCAGCACACGCAAACGAATAGATTGTGAAGTGATGTTCGAGGAGGAACACCTTGATTCTCTGCTTAACACCTTCCTTCATTCGTATCCTATCATTTTTTATGTTGAATCGTtcaatcattaaaaagctttgtaTTATCATTTAACTCAATTTTTTTTTGGCAAAAAGTCAAAATGGTTTACCAAATTTCGTCCACCAAATTGATTTGGATATACTAAATTTCGccaataaataaaaaagaagataaGTAAATCTGAAAAAAGAGAACAAAGGACCTGTTGTCTATGTGACAAACTTCAGATTTTGTGCCTACAACCACGGATTGGATCGTCTTCTTTAGCAATCTGCCATCAGCGTTGGTGGTTCTTCGATATGGTCATTATTTGTACAAATCGCCTACCATTCGTATCATTGAAAATAGTAGAACAGTCtatggttcttcaatctggtcaTCATTTGATGAATTAAGATGGGTTTTAAACTTCTCtcaagaagaaaagagagaaactgATCTCTCAGCAGTTTTCGTTGTTATCCTTTTTATGCGCTTAGGTTTTCAACGTCGTGGGATCATGGGAGTTTCTTATCTTTTAatttaatataattaaataatataGAATTCAAGTATAGATTTTAAACAAAGAAGTAGgggggaaaatgaaaaaaaacactcgtttattattttttgtaatgtaATAGGTGTTTTTTCCTAAATATgcaatttataaatattaatcttAAATAAAAAACACTCGttcattttttattaaataaatttgaaACTCCAACAAAGTTGGAGAATTATCCAAAAAATTGACATGTGTCCGTTTAATATTATGTCACTTGCCACCCTAACATTTCTTTGTCTCTCCTATTATATATAAATAGAAGATAGTTTTTGAAAGTCCAACTCGAGCTACCTTCAATAGTTCAAATAAATTGAAGTTTTAGATATTAGTAAAgtcttattttaaaatattctACCAATAAATATTTTAAGCTTTACCCGGTAATTGTCTAGCTCCTTAAAATCTAGAAGAAGACccaaaaaatgatgatgaaattTCTTGCCAATTGTCGTAGTTGTGTGAATTTATTCCAAAGCTTTCTCAGCGGGTGAGTGAGATCACTGTGTTTGGTAACTTTGCTTCTCAGTAGTTTACTAAATGGACCTCTTAGGCCATCCAATTTTCTGCGACGTCCCGATAAATATTCAACA of the Nicotiana tabacum cultivar K326 chromosome 7, ASM71507v2, whole genome shotgun sequence genome contains:
- the LOC107785946 gene encoding putative ubiquitin-like-specific protease 2B isoform X3 translates to MMKISVIVKPDRVEYGDMCSTSSILTFSCSSIRLEGSSKWMNLPFTYEWAHCDILTINSVWYKIVKTALVELHLKSNENSGAVVLKFALFHPDWSETQEAIKMLDVRYKDKWNDITSLDCTRSYSPFFGQKSSSVSKHYHPKDNFEEVIFPEGDPDAVSISKRDVDLLQPKNFINDTIIDFYIMYLRNKINPEEKDRFHFFNSFFFRKLADLDKDPTRACEGRAAFQRVRRWTTKVNLFGKDYIFIPVNFSLHWSLIVICHPGEVVTFRGEEEMKKSSRVPCILHMDSIRGSHKGLKNLLQSYLLEEWKERHKEVSEDVARKFSNLPFFSLKLPQQENSFDCGLFLLHYVELFLEQAPVNFNLSKTTTSSKFLAGDWFSTEDVDCKRDHIRRLISEITKNRVQKVSSADSDDNYSLHCLEEENICKNVPQETWNAREACPGGDLSSHEAELLTMSPVANLIRGLKSAAVSEVVSRDLLQAPDSAKPPTYDNDEQKALLDPFRNVMSPIEEDAIGEQMSISPAIKAGSQPIEIFAAPHASSSSKAETLFPGRESLLSKKITPGCQSYGCRSPYSLDDEELKAEVEEVSAPDAAKFDSPISAEELAGYIVLDSQEEDENHDPNGLENNLPTTATISASCHKEVNSTDIYDYKVNEKILSSQLVEQAAKKPRPVPEVLEVSSSGTGKNVTAPSSTSCEEVASLYIQDSEVVNSANCSEVDNLGPTTGSSIKRVAGQMRSLFRRRRRGG